The following DNA comes from Myxococcales bacterium.
TAGAACTCGAAGCGGGTGTTGCCGGGCGCGCGCTCGTCGAACGCGCCGGCTTGCCAGAGCACGCCGGTGGTCAACACGGCGGCCCCAGCGCCCACCAGCATCCAGCTCGCCCAGGCTGGAAAGCCTGGCTCCGGTGCGGGCTGAGGTGGCCCCGAGTAGACCGCGCCGTAGTGGTGTTTCCAGATGACGAGCGGGCCGCAGACGTTGTCGTGACAGGTGGCGATCTCGATTCCACCCGACGCGCTCGGTCGTGCGACCGCCCAGGCCGGACAGCGAACGTGGCTCGGCACGGAGAGCTTCTTCGCGCCGAGCCGGGTGCCTTCGAAGTCGTCCAGGCTGCACGGCAAGGGCGGTGGGACCGGCAGGGACAGTGCGCCAGGTTTTTCGATCGCGATCCAACCGGCCCACGCGAGGCGCCCGCGCTGCACGACGCGCACGTGATGCTCCCCCGCCCGGATCTGGAAGCGTTGCCGAACGCGTCTGCCATCGACGTGTACCTCGGCCGCCGCTTGCGCGCCGGGCAGCGTGACGGTCACGAGCTCGGGCGGGGTCGTGGTTGCGCCCGTTGTCTCGCCAAAGGCTGGTGCGCGCGGACCTTCGAGGGCAGTGGCCCTGCTGACGAACGCCTGCTCAGCGGTCGGGTCCGTGCGTGCGGCTACCTGGCCTTGCACGTTCAGCGCTTCCGCCATGAGCCAGGCCGACTGAGGTAGCTCCGGGTGGGCGCGCAGTGTGCGGTCGACCTCGGCGAGCCGCTCGCGGGCCGCTGCGTCGTCGAGGGAGGCCGCGGCGAGCCGCGCTTGATCGAGCAGCTCTTCGAGCTTCGAGGCCACGCTGTCGTCGTAACGGGCGCCCTCCTCCCGGTCGGGTGCCGGGGCCGAGAGGGAGGTCAGCCGCGCGCGCGCCCACGAGTCGAGGTCGGGCGTGTGGTCCGCCTGCTGGGCGGTGGCTCCGAGCCAGAGCAGCACCAGCGTGTGGCTCATGCTGTGGCCCCGGATCTCCCGAGGCAATTCTCGGGTGTCCTAAGATGAAGCGCTGCGCTAGAGTCCATCTCCCGCGCCATGCAGCTTGATTTCGCCGCTCGTGAGCTCACGATCAAGCTCGTCTACTACGGCCCGGCCCTGAGCGGAAAGACGACGAACCTCCAGGCGCTCCACGCCGCGGCAGATCCCTCGATTACCGGCCGGCTCATGACCCTGGAGACCCGCGACGACCGTACGCTGTTTTTCGATCTCTTGCCCCTGAGCTTCAAGGACAAGGGCGGCCTCTCGGTCCGGCTCAAGGTGTTCACCGTGCCCGGGCAGGTGATCCACGGCTCGACCCGGCGCCTGGTCCTGCAGGGCGCCGACGGCATCGCGTTCATCGCCGATTCGCAGGTGGCCGAGACCGAGAACAACGCAACGGCGTTCGTCGACTTGAAAGAGAACCTCAAGTCTTACGGCCTCACGCTCAAGCAGATCCCGCTGATCATTCAGTTCAACAAACGCGATCTGCCCGCGGTGCGCAGCGACGAAGAGATCGCATCGCTCGCGGCTCAGGGTCGTGAACCCGTATACCTGGCGGTGGCGACTCGGGGCGGCGGTGTGGTCGAGAGCTTCATGGGGTTGCTCTACCTGACCTGGAACGCCCTCGACGCGGAGCACGACCTGAACCGCAAGTTCGGCTTCGACGCCCAGGCGTTCCTCGAGTCCGTGGCAGCTCGTCTCGGTAACGATCGTCCCTTCTCTGAGGTGCTCGGCGCTTGTGTCGGTGGCGCCCTCGAGGTGTTGCGTCCGGAGGTCGAGCCATGACCCAGGGTGCCAGCACACTCGACGAGCTGACGATGGGTCGCGCCGTGGAGCTCGAGAGCCTCGTGGACCGCAAGGCCCTCGGTGAGCTGGCGGAGAGCGCGCGAAAGCTGTTTGGTGTCTCGCTGCGCATCTTCAGCAAGAGTGGAGCGCTGCTCGCAGACGCCAGTGTGCGTCCTTCGCTGTACGCCTACCTGGAAGAGTTCAAGCCGGGACAGGCGGCCGTTGCGTCGACAATTTCCGCGGTAAAAACCGTGGATCTCGAGGATGACCCGGAGCGCGAGCTCACGTGTGTGTCCGGCGCGCACTACGTCGTCAAGGGCATCAACTACGACGGGCGGCTGCTCGGTCGCCTGATCTTGGGTCCGTATCGCGATCCGGGCGACGCAGGCCCCAGCCCCGAGCTCTCGAAGCTGGAAGCACCGCTGGACGCGGCGCGGCTCGCGCGGGAGTGGACCGAGCTTCCAGGCGTCAGCAGAGAGCGAGCGCGGCGTCGCAGCCCATTGGCGGGGCGCTGGACCTGATCTTGTTCTCGGGCCACAAGGCGCTGCTCACGAGCAACATGCACCTGGCCAGCGTGCAGGAGAGTTATCGCGAGCTCGCGGACAAGAACGCGAAGCTCCAGCACGCATTCGATCGGCTCAAGGAGCTCGACCGGCTGAAGAGTAACTTCTTGGGCACGGTGTCCCACGAGCTGCGCACGCCGCTCACCAGCATCATCGGTTACAGCGAGATGTTGAAAGAGGGCATCGCCGGCGATCTGACCGCCGAGCAGAAGGACTTCGTCCTCACCATTTACGAGAAGGGGGAGCAACTTCTCGGCCTGATCAAGGGGCTGCTCGATCTGTCGAAGCTCGAGAGCGGGACGATGAGCCTGCGCAAAGCCGAGATCGACATCGTTCCGGTCATCCAGGACGTTGCTCAGACGCTGGCGCCGGCGGCGCGCAAGAAGTCCGTGGAGATCAGCGTCTCGGGCGAATCCGGCCTGCCCACGATCTGGGCGGACGCTGAGCGCCTTCGCCAGGTGTTGCTCAATTTGTGCGAAAACGCCCTGAAGTTCACGCCCGATGCTGGAAGCGTCCGGATCTCCGCTCGCATGTCGATGCTCGATCAGCGCGGCGACGACGAGGGCAGGGGACTGGTGCTGTTGAGCACGAAGCGCGCGGCGGTCGAGCTGCGGGTGGCTGACAGCGGGATTGGGGTGCCAGACGCGGAGAAAGAGCGCGTCTTCGACGCCTTCTATCAGGTCGACGGTAGCGCCACCCGTGAGCACGAAGGCACCGGGCTCGGGCTCTCCATCGTTCGGCGCTTGGTCGAGGCGCACGACGGTGTGGTGCGCGTCGAAGACAATACGCCGCAGGGCGCGGTGTTCGTGGTGACCTTGCCGTGCCGGCGCGCCACCATCGCGTGAGCGGGCGCGGCGCGCCGCCGACGGAGCTCGAAGCCATCGAGCTGCTCGGCCGCGTGCTCGGAAAATCTCGGCGCTCGACCCGGGTGAAGGTGGGGATCGGCGACGACGCGGCCGTCATTCAGTGCGGCGCGGAGAGCTTGGTGTGGACCGTGGACGCGTGCTTCGAGGGAGTGCACTTCGACCGGCGCTGGCTCAGCCTCGAAGACTTGGGGTTCCGGGCCTTGATGGCGGCGGCGAGTGATCTCGCGGCGATGGGCGCCATGCCCGTGGCGGCGCTCAGCCAGCTCGCTCTGCCGGCCGGCACGACCCGGAGTGAGATCGCGGCGCTGGGGCAAGGCCAAGCCAAGGCCGCCGCGCTGCTGGGTTGTCCCGTGATTGGCGGCAACATCTCGCGTGCGGGGGAGCTGTCGATCGTCACCACGGTCATCGGGCGGACGAAGCGTCCGCTCTTGCGCACCGGAGCCATCGTGGGCGATCGGTTGATGTTGGTCGGCAAGGTTGGGCGAGCGGCGCTGGGGCTGGCGATACTCGCCCGGGGACGGACTCCGAGGGACGTGAGCGAGCGAGCGTGCGTGGCGGCATGGCGACGCCCGGTCGCGTTGATCGAGGAGGGCCGGGCGGTCCGCTCGATCGCGCACGCGGCGATCGACGTCTCGGACGGCCTCGTCGGGGATGCGGCGCACCTCGCCCGAGCGAGCGGTGTGCGGGTCGTGCTCGACGAGCGGCGGCTGGTGCAGACTCTCGGGCCAGAGTTCGGGCGTGCGGCGGAGCGGGTCGGAGCGGACGCGCTCGAGCTCGCGCTCTCAGGAGGCGAGGACTACGCGCTGTTGATCACGGCGGAGCGCCGCCCGCGCTGTGCCACGGACATTGGTCGTATCGAGCGGGGTAGCGGTGTGTTCATCGAGCGGAGTGATGGCCGCCGCGAACGCCTCTCGGTTGGAGGGTTCGATCATCTGGGGCCCGGCAAACGGAAAGCGTCTCGGAGAGCATCTGGCAGCGGAGCAGACGGGCTGCGCAACCGCGGGCAGGCGGTGAAGTCGGCGCGGCGCTCGACGTAGGCGAGCGGGGCGGCGCGCTATTCCTGGGAAGGGTGGGCTGCGCTATTCCTGGGAAGGGTAGCTGCGCTATTCCTGGGAAGGGTGGGCGGCGCTATTCCTGGGAAGGGTAGCGGCGCTATTCCTGGGAAGGGTAGCGGCGCTATTCCTGGGAAGGGTAGCTGCAGCGGGGCGGCGCTATTCCTGGGAAGGGTAGCGGCGCTATTCCTGGGAAGGGTAGCGGCGCTATTCCTGGGAAGGGTAGCGGCGCTATTCCTGGGAAGGGTAGCGGCGCTATTCCTGGGAAGGAGGCGGCTAGCGGCGCTATTCCTGGGAAGGGTAGCGGCGCTATTCCTGGGAAGGGTACCTGGAAGGCGGCGCTTATTCCTGGGAAGGGTAGCTGCAAGGTAGCGGCGCTATTCCTGGGAAGGGTAGCTGCGCTATTCCTGGGAAGGGTAGCGGCGCTATTCCTGGGAAGGGTAGCTGCAGCGGGGCGGCGCTATTCCTGGGAAGGGTAGCTCGGCGCTATTCCTGGGAAGGGTAGCTCGGCGCTATTCCTGGGAAGCGGGAAGGGTAGCTGCAGCGGAACGGCTCGCTATTCCTGGGAAGGGTAGCTGCAGCGGAACGGCTCGCTATTCCTGGGAAGGGTGGCGCGGCCGGCGGTGCCGAGCGTGGTCAGCGGCAGGCTGCCGGCATGCTGGCGCCCTTCAGCGCGCCAGAGACGATGCCGGCGACGCTGGTCTTGCCCTGCGCGACGGCCGCGTTACACGCGGCAGCGGCCTGCATCATGTACATGTTCGTGGGCGGCGGCGCGCTGGCGGCGTTTTGCGCCAGGGCGTTGCAGCAGGCCTTCAGGCTGGCTGACGGTACGTAGGTTCCCTTCTTTGCGTCGGCGTCGGCGTCGGCGGCGTCGCCGTCGTCGCCCGCGTCCTCGACCTCGAGCACCAGTGGCGCGCTCGGCGTGCTGGCGGGCGCCGCGGACGGCAGAGGAGGCGGTGGCTCCTCCTTCTTGCAACCGGCATGGAACGCGATGCCCGCCGGCAGCAGCAAGCCGAGAGCGATGGGGGCGAGGAGCTTCTTGGTAATGGATTCTGAAGCTTTGATCATCGAGTCCTCCGAACGGTGCTGTCGAGTCAGACGAGAGTCAGGGCAAGGTAGTGGAAAGGTCGGGTGGTCAGCAACCGCCCGGGACTGGGACGCCTTGGAGCTGTGCCCGGATCGTGGTTCTTGCGGAGGCGGCGTTGGCCGCGCCCTTTTTTACCTGGGCGGCGATGCCGCCGCAGACCGCGGCTGCCGATTTGTACTTGTTGGTGTTGAGGCCGGGCTTCTTGGCCTCCGCCGCGAGGGCCCCGCAGCACGCTTCGATCGCCTTGGCGTCTGCGGCCGATGTCGTCGGCTTCACGGCCTCGGCGGCGTCGGCGACGCTTGCGTCTTTGGTCACGGTCGTACCCGCGTCCTTCACCACGACCCGGGGCGCGACGACCGTGGGTTTGCTGGGGTTGTCCTTGTCGGGTTCGGCGCTGGCGCTCGCCGCGGGCTCGGGCGTGGGCTCTGGTGTTTCGGGCGCGACGGTCGCGGGTGTGACTGGCACCTCGGTTGCGACCGGGGCGGGATCGGAGCTGCTCTTTTTGCACGCGAGCAGCGCAAGACCGACAACCGCGGTTACCAGTAACGTTCCCCTGGCGGAGGCCATCCTTGCCTTCAACATCGGCTCCCTTTTAGCGTAGTTTGGCAGAGTCCCCTTCTGATTTCGCCGGCACACGCGGGGCGAGCGCCGGCGCTTCTCGGGGATAACGCCTCGGATGCGCGTCAGCTTTCACGATAGGCCGTCGGGCCGATGGCCCCCACGACCCCAAGCCGACCGCTTGGGGTCCGTCCTCGTGATGCGGCCCACAGGGGTACCCGCGCTCGGGCTCGGCTCAGGAGCAGCCCATCGAGTTGCCGCAATTCAGGCACTTGTAACAAGCGCCGTTGCGCACCGTGATGTGCCCACACCCGTCACACACCGGTGCATCGCCCATCATCTCTTCGAGCTGAGCGTCGAGCGCGCCGCGGTTGTCTGCGGTGTGCGCCGGCGCCTGGGCCTGGGCCATGCTGGGCGGGGGCAGGGTCATGCTCTCCGGCGGTCCCTCCACCAACGGCGACGAGGGATCTT
Coding sequences within:
- a CDS encoding gliding motility protein, translating into MQLDFAARELTIKLVYYGPALSGKTTNLQALHAAADPSITGRLMTLETRDDRTLFFDLLPLSFKDKGGLSVRLKVFTVPGQVIHGSTRRLVLQGADGIAFIADSQVAETENNATAFVDLKENLKSYGLTLKQIPLIIQFNKRDLPAVRSDEEIASLAAQGREPVYLAVATRGGGVVESFMGLLYLTWNALDAEHDLNRKFGFDAQAFLESVAARLGNDRPFSEVLGACVGGALEVLRPEVEP
- a CDS encoding PocR ligand-binding domain-containing protein yields the protein MTQGASTLDELTMGRAVELESLVDRKALGELAESARKLFGVSLRIFSKSGALLADASVRPSLYAYLEEFKPGQAAVASTISAVKTVDLEDDPERELTCVSGAHYVVKGINYDGRLLGRLILGPYRDPGDAGPSPELSKLEAPLDAARLAREWTELPGVSRERARRRSPLAGRWT
- a CDS encoding HAMP domain-containing histidine kinase, which translates into the protein MFSGHKALLTSNMHLASVQESYRELADKNAKLQHAFDRLKELDRLKSNFLGTVSHELRTPLTSIIGYSEMLKEGIAGDLTAEQKDFVLTIYEKGEQLLGLIKGLLDLSKLESGTMSLRKAEIDIVPVIQDVAQTLAPAARKKSVEISVSGESGLPTIWADAERLRQVLLNLCENALKFTPDAGSVRISARMSMLDQRGDDEGRGLVLLSTKRAAVELRVADSGIGVPDAEKERVFDAFYQVDGSATREHEGTGLGLSIVRRLVEAHDGVVRVEDNTPQGAVFVVTLPCRRATIA
- the thiL gene encoding thiamine-phosphate kinase, producing MSGRGAPPTELEAIELLGRVLGKSRRSTRVKVGIGDDAAVIQCGAESLVWTVDACFEGVHFDRRWLSLEDLGFRALMAAASDLAAMGAMPVAALSQLALPAGTTRSEIAALGQGQAKAAALLGCPVIGGNISRAGELSIVTTVIGRTKRPLLRTGAIVGDRLMLVGKVGRAALGLAILARGRTPRDVSERACVAAWRRPVALIEEGRAVRSIAHAAIDVSDGLVGDAAHLARASGVRVVLDERRLVQTLGPEFGRAAERVGADALELALSGGEDYALLITAERRPRCATDIGRIERGSGVFIERSDGRRERLSVGGFDHLGPGKRKASRRASGSGADGLRNRGQAVKSARRST
- a CDS encoding acyltransferase → MLLPAGIAFHAGCKKEEPPPPLPSAAPASTPSAPLVLEVEDAGDDGDAADADADAKKGTYVPSASLKACCNALAQNAASAPPPTNMYMMQAAAACNAAVAQGKTSVAGIVSGALKGASMPAACR